GCAGCACCTCGGCGGAGGAGTTCAGGCGGTCGAGCTCGGGCATCAGGCCGATGATGGCGTTGAGGCGCAGCATGGTGCGCTCGAAGGCCAGGGCGTAAAGGCTGCCGTTTTGCAGGGCGGGAAGAATCTCCGCCGTTTTTTCCGCGACGGCGCGCAGTTCGTCCTCGGAGGAAGTGGGCAGTTTGGTCAATTCCTCGATGAGGGTCGGGCCGTTGAGGTTTTTCTCCCGGGCCAGCAATTCAATGGAGGATTGATTGAGCTGAGCGTCGCGCACGCCGCCACCGAGCAGGCAGCAGCTTTGGGAGCGGCTGAGCTTGAAGGGCACGACGAAATTGAGCAGGCCGGTCTTGCAGCGAAACACCGTCGGCTCGTTGCGGTTGATGGCCTGGGCAAGCACGTTTTCGTGGCCGGTGCGGCAGATCTCGTCGCACAGCAGCGAATGGCCGCCGGGGCCGAGCACGGGAAAGAGCGCGAGAGAATGGCACAGCAGGCCGCGGCTTTCGCAATACAGGGCGAGGGCGTAGGGCGCAAGGAACGGATAGGTCTGGAGCGCTTCCAGCATTTCCGCGGGATTGAGCGTGGTCAGGTTGTCCAAGGCGCTGCCTCTGTTGCCCATTCGATCAATCCGTTCGCGGGGAAGGGTACTGTGGGAGATTGTACTTTTTTTGCAAAAACCACTCCCTTAATCGGACGCGGTGAAAAATCCTCCTGCCCCGGATCCGGCCAGAACCTCGCCCGGACGTGAATGACCCGTTTTCCTGGTCGGTTGCGCTACGGCCGACAGGGATCTGGTGTCGGGGGCCATGGAAAGGAGGGGAGGGTGTCGAGTGCGCGAAAACCCATCTTAGGTAACACCGAAATAGGCCAAAAACAACATAAAATTGATTTTTTATAAATGCTTTATTAGCCCCTTGGCGGGCCGCCGGACGTTTGGCCCCCAAGGCGGCCGCCCGGTGCGGCGCGGACCGGCCTAAAGGAACGCAAGCAACCGGGGAAAGAGTTCATGAAAATAATGTTTGATTTTGCGCAAGGACAGAAAAAACCTGTGGCGGGCAGGAGCGGCGGGCGGCTGAGGCGCGCGGGCCGCGCCCTGCTTTTTCGCTATATGGAGGGGTCATTTCGCGCAACGCGCAACCAATGGCCGCAAACGGCGCTCAGGCGCGGATCCTGGCCTGCGGCCACCAGGCCGCAAGATCCTCCAGGGCGCGCTGGGCCATGGCCAGGCGTCGCTCGGTGCGTCCGCGCCGGCGCTGTTCCAGGGGAGGAAACAGCCCGTAATGGATGTTGGTCGGCTGAAAATCCACGGGGTCGCTTTCGCTCAGGTGGCCGAGCAGGGCGCCTAGGGCCGTGGTCGGCGGCGGCAGGTGCGCGGCCTGACCCAGGCCGAGGGCGGCGGCGCAGAGCCCGGCGAGAAAGCCGCTTGCGGCTGATTCCACATAACCTTCCACGCCGGTGATCTGCCCGGCGAAAAAAATGCGGGGATCGTTTTGGAGCTGCTGGGTGCGGGTCAGGCAGCGCGGCGCGTTGATGAAGGTGTTGCGGTGCATGCTGCCGAGCCGGGCGAAACGGGCGTTTTCCAGGCCGGGGATGGTGCGCAGGATGCGGCGCTGTTCGGGATAGGTGAGCTTGGTCTGAAAGCCCACCAGGTTGTAGAGGCTGGCGTGGCGATCATCCTGGCGCAACTGCACCACGGCGAAGGGTTCGCGGCCGGTGCGCGGGTCAGGCAGGCCCACCGGCTTCATGGGGCCGAAGGCCAGGGTCAGTTCGCCCCGCGCCGCCATTGCCTCGATGGGCATGCAGCCCTCGAAATGAATCAATTTTTCAAAATCGCGCGTCGGCACCTTGTCCGCCGCGCGCAAGGCGGCGACAAAGGCGTGGTACTGCTCTTCGTCGAGGGGGCAGTTGAGGTAGTCGTCGCCGCCCTTGCCGTAGCGCGAAGCGCGCCAGGCCTTGGCGTAATCGATGGAATCGGCCTCGACGATGGGGGCGATGGCATCGTAGAAATACAGATGCTCGGCCCCCGTGAGGTCGGCG
This window of the Geoalkalibacter sp. genome carries:
- the trmFO gene encoding methylenetetrahydrofolate--tRNA-(uracil(54)-C(5))-methyltransferase (FADH(2)-oxidizing) TrmFO — its product is MTPELSIIGGGLAGCEAAWQCAARGLRVRLYEMKPRRFSPAHHSPGLAELVCSNSLRGAALTNAVGLLKEELRRCGSLFMEAADATAVPAGGALAVDREEFSAYISARIENHPCIRLVREEVSALPEEGLVIIAAGPLASPALSEGIADLTGAEHLYFYDAIAPIVEADSIDYAKAWRASRYGKGGDDYLNCPLDEEQYHAFVAALRAADKVPTRDFEKLIHFEGCMPIEAMAARGELTLAFGPMKPVGLPDPRTGREPFAVVQLRQDDRHASLYNLVGFQTKLTYPEQRRILRTIPGLENARFARLGSMHRNTFINAPRCLTRTQQLQNDPRIFFAGQITGVEGYVESAASGFLAGLCAAALGLGQAAHLPPPTTALGALLGHLSESDPVDFQPTNIHYGLFPPLEQRRRGRTERRLAMAQRALEDLAAWWPQARIRA